In Alkalihalobacterium alkalinitrilicum, a genomic segment contains:
- the ggt gene encoding gamma-glutamyltransferase has translation MKKTKIFSGKSIFGMVSTASKPATEAGVKMLEKGGNAVDAAVAAALCLGVTEPQASGIGGQSMALLYLKEADRVFALDGSSRAPFNIQPMKTPEKPITLGLKSSTVPSTPATLGYMQETYGRLTFAEVVEPAIEAAQNGFVVSSLVHRLLKKESEHLRKDPSIVKNFFENNEPKLKGQVVRQPELAHCLQTIADHGWQDFYVGSIGRKIVKDMKKRDGLITEADLCQIPLPVEREVLSSSYRDYDIYTFPPPGAGRVLIQILNTLEAFPPEILNTEEPVGAVISALAFQFAITDRQRLPIHPDYYLQTVNKLMCNKEYASEIAHLISIYKSSIEEKYSPPPTSGETTHLSVTDKDGNAVGITQSIELVFGSKRMATDLGFFYNNYMSAFEYKNMTHPYFLLPGGKPWSSVAPTLICKNGTPRFLLGSPGSSRISTSLAQVITRLVDRKENLDTAIAAPRFHSADTAKLLIEKLRFKQDVIDALTSTGFDLKKRGSYSFYLGCVQGIQFPEKEGEPFFGVADPRRDGTAEGPNRIKQ, from the coding sequence ATGAAAAAAACAAAAATTTTTTCTGGAAAAAGTATATTTGGAATGGTGTCAACCGCTTCGAAGCCAGCGACTGAAGCTGGAGTGAAAATGCTTGAAAAAGGGGGGAATGCAGTTGATGCCGCAGTTGCCGCAGCTTTATGTTTAGGAGTAACCGAACCACAAGCATCAGGTATAGGTGGACAATCGATGGCCTTACTGTATTTGAAAGAAGCGGATCGAGTGTTTGCTTTAGACGGCTCATCCCGAGCTCCTTTTAATATTCAGCCGATGAAAACACCAGAAAAGCCAATAACATTAGGCTTAAAATCATCGACAGTTCCATCTACACCTGCCACCCTAGGTTATATGCAAGAAACGTATGGTCGACTGACTTTCGCTGAAGTAGTAGAACCCGCTATCGAAGCTGCCCAAAACGGATTTGTTGTATCTTCGTTGGTCCATCGATTACTAAAAAAAGAATCCGAACATTTACGGAAAGATCCTTCTATTGTGAAAAACTTCTTTGAAAATAATGAACCGAAACTTAAAGGTCAAGTTGTTCGTCAGCCCGAATTAGCTCATTGTTTACAGACAATAGCAGATCATGGATGGCAGGATTTTTATGTTGGTAGCATCGGAAGAAAAATCGTCAAAGATATGAAAAAAAGAGATGGTTTAATTACTGAAGCTGATCTTTGTCAAATTCCTCTCCCTGTCGAAAGAGAGGTTTTATCGAGTAGTTATCGAGATTATGATATTTATACTTTTCCACCACCAGGAGCAGGAAGAGTATTGATCCAAATTTTAAATACATTAGAAGCTTTCCCACCTGAAATACTAAATACCGAAGAGCCCGTTGGAGCTGTCATTTCCGCTTTAGCTTTTCAATTTGCGATTACCGATCGACAAAGGTTACCTATCCATCCAGATTATTATTTACAAACGGTGAATAAACTGATGTGTAACAAAGAGTATGCATCAGAAATTGCCCATTTAATTTCCATTTATAAATCTTCCATTGAAGAAAAGTATTCACCACCACCGACTTCGGGTGAAACGACTCATTTGTCTGTGACGGATAAGGACGGGAATGCAGTTGGAATTACTCAGTCAATAGAACTTGTATTTGGAAGTAAGAGAATGGCAACCGACCTTGGCTTTTTTTACAATAATTATATGAGTGCGTTTGAATATAAAAATATGACACATCCATATTTTCTACTACCTGGTGGAAAACCGTGGAGTAGTGTGGCTCCCACGTTAATCTGTAAAAATGGCACTCCGAGATTTTTATTAGGAAGTCCTGGAAGTAGTCGAATTTCAACTTCTCTTGCTCAAGTCATTACTAGATTGGTCGATAGGAAAGAAAATTTAGATACTGCGATTGCTGCACCGAGATTCCATTCTGCAGATACAGCTAAGCTTTTGATTGAAAAATTACGCTTTAAACAGGATGTAATAGATGCCTTGACTTCAACTGGTTTTGATTTAAAGAAACGAGGGTCCTATAGTTTTTATTTAGGCTGCGTGCAAGGAATCCAATTTCCTGAAAAAGAGGGAGAACCATTTTTTGGTGTGGCTGATCCTAGACGAGACGGAACTGCTGAAGGTCCAAATAGGATAAAACAATAG
- the fahA gene encoding fumarylacetoacetase codes for MLKSFIDVDATSHFPIQNLPYGIFRPLTGGKPRIGVAIGDYVLDLSELEAAGLLQETGFNKNGVFDQPSLNMFMALGKEVWQKIRQKLQELLSEDEPTLRDNQTLRSAALRKQNEVELLLPSQIGDYTDFYASKEHATNVGTMFRGKENALMPNWTHLPVGYHGRSSSVVISGTDVYRPKGQMKPPDQATPIFGPSKQLDIELEMGWFIGQGNERGKPISIDDAEEHIFGLVLVNDWSARDIQAWEYQPLGPFLSKSFATSISPWVVPLEALEPFRIDGPKQDPTPLPYLQKDGPSSFDIHLEVYLKGKEMEQSQKIITTNFSYLYWSMAQQISHHTVAGCNLRPGDLHASGTISGSKKEQRGCLLELTWRGKEPIDLHNGEQRIWLDDEDVITITGWCQGDGYRIGFGEVTGKILPAVH; via the coding sequence ATGCTGAAGTCTTTTATAGATGTAGATGCTACATCCCATTTTCCAATCCAAAACTTGCCATATGGGATTTTTCGTCCACTAACTGGTGGAAAGCCACGTATTGGTGTAGCAATTGGAGACTACGTCTTGGACCTTTCCGAGTTAGAGGCAGCAGGACTACTTCAAGAAACTGGTTTCAATAAAAACGGGGTATTTGATCAACCTTCTCTCAATATGTTCATGGCACTAGGAAAGGAAGTTTGGCAAAAGATTCGCCAAAAACTTCAAGAATTATTAAGCGAAGATGAACCAACGTTACGAGATAATCAAACACTACGCTCTGCAGCTTTAAGAAAACAAAACGAGGTCGAACTTTTACTTCCATCCCAAATCGGTGATTACACCGACTTTTATGCATCAAAGGAACATGCTACAAATGTAGGAACGATGTTTAGAGGAAAAGAAAATGCCTTAATGCCAAACTGGACACACCTGCCTGTCGGGTATCATGGGCGATCGAGCTCTGTCGTCATAAGTGGTACCGATGTGTATCGTCCTAAAGGACAGATGAAGCCGCCTGATCAGGCTACCCCAATTTTTGGACCAAGTAAGCAACTCGATATAGAATTAGAAATGGGTTGGTTTATTGGCCAAGGGAATGAGAGAGGAAAACCGATTTCTATTGATGACGCAGAAGAGCATATATTTGGTCTCGTGTTAGTCAATGATTGGAGTGCCCGTGATATTCAAGCTTGGGAATACCAGCCGCTCGGACCATTTTTGTCTAAAAGTTTTGCAACATCGATCTCCCCATGGGTCGTTCCGCTTGAAGCTCTTGAACCCTTTCGGATAGATGGTCCAAAACAGGACCCAACGCCATTACCATATCTTCAAAAAGATGGACCTAGTTCGTTTGATATCCATCTTGAAGTGTATCTGAAGGGAAAAGAAATGGAACAATCCCAAAAGATTATTACTACAAACTTTAGCTATCTTTACTGGAGTATGGCTCAACAAATTAGCCATCATACGGTCGCTGGATGTAATTTACGCCCAGGAGACTTGCATGCTTCGGGAACAATCAGCGGTTCAAAAAAAGAACAGCGTGGGTGTTTACTTGAACTAACTTGGCGGGGAAAAGAGCCGATTGATCTACACAACGGCGAACAACGAATTTGGTTAGATGATGAAGATGTCATCACGATAACGGGCTGGTGTCAAGGTGATGGCTACCGAATTGGGTTCGGAGAAGTAACAGGGAAAATCCTTCCAGCCGTTCACTAA
- a CDS encoding aromatic amino acid hydroxylase, translating to MTTRKVPKHLRKYTIEQNYDSYTAINHAVWRYVMRQNHHTLKDLAHEAYIEGLQASGISTEKIPDVNEMNRCLAPFGWGAATIDGFIPGVAFFEFQANGILPVVAEIRKLENIQYTPAPDMIHEAAGHAPILCNEKYSEYVKLFGEIGKKAIATKEEHDVFEAVRHYSNLLEKGEATETEIANAKKQIDEKSKLISGVSEAEKIGRLYWWTVEYGLIGSLEEPKIYGAGLLSSVSEGGNILSPDVKKVPFDLKTIINTGFDITKPQPQLFVCNHFEQLIEGLKEFAKEMAFMKGGSESLEKAIQSANVATAVYSSGLQVTGVIQDMITDEENEPIYIKTKGATALAHNDKELSEHGTQTHKDGFGAPVGKLKGINQPLETLSDSEMESLGIAVGQSCELHFESGVEVKGTVEQIVKEGANVILISFKNCLVKYRNQVLFEPNWGMYDMAVGEKISSVFAGAADGETYYPNEESSSKITHNQEQTELDDLYQTIRNVREGIEENTIDVIEKVSKDLNDKYPNDWLLKLEIIEILHQQHWLPKLEAEILSDLQRLSKNNRTITALIENGLKIYQTKI from the coding sequence ATGACAACGAGAAAAGTGCCAAAGCATTTAAGAAAATATACGATAGAACAAAATTACGACAGTTATACTGCTATTAATCATGCGGTGTGGAGATATGTGATGCGCCAAAATCATCACACGTTAAAAGATTTAGCGCATGAAGCGTATATAGAAGGGTTACAGGCATCAGGAATATCAACCGAGAAAATTCCTGATGTGAATGAAATGAATCGGTGTTTAGCGCCCTTTGGTTGGGGAGCGGCAACTATCGATGGATTTATTCCTGGAGTCGCCTTTTTTGAATTTCAAGCAAACGGGATTCTCCCTGTAGTCGCAGAGATTCGGAAACTCGAAAATATTCAATATACACCAGCTCCGGATATGATACATGAAGCGGCAGGACATGCGCCCATTCTTTGTAATGAAAAATATTCTGAATATGTGAAGTTATTTGGTGAAATTGGGAAGAAAGCGATTGCAACGAAAGAAGAGCATGACGTATTTGAAGCTGTTCGTCACTACTCGAACCTTCTTGAAAAAGGAGAAGCAACGGAAACAGAAATCGCCAATGCAAAAAAGCAAATTGATGAAAAATCAAAATTAATTAGCGGCGTTTCTGAAGCTGAGAAGATTGGTCGATTATACTGGTGGACGGTCGAATACGGATTAATCGGTAGTTTAGAAGAACCAAAAATTTATGGAGCGGGCCTATTATCATCTGTTTCAGAAGGTGGCAATATTTTAAGTCCAGATGTAAAAAAAGTTCCTTTTGATTTAAAAACCATCATTAATACAGGCTTTGACATTACTAAACCGCAACCACAATTGTTTGTTTGTAATCATTTTGAACAATTAATTGAAGGCCTCAAAGAATTTGCTAAGGAAATGGCATTTATGAAGGGTGGAAGCGAAAGCTTAGAGAAGGCGATTCAATCCGCAAATGTTGCAACAGCTGTTTATAGTTCAGGCTTGCAAGTAACAGGAGTCATTCAAGACATGATCACGGATGAAGAAAATGAGCCGATCTATATTAAAACAAAAGGTGCAACCGCTTTAGCTCACAATGACAAGGAACTTAGTGAACATGGAACACAAACGCATAAAGATGGGTTTGGTGCTCCTGTAGGGAAATTAAAAGGAATAAATCAGCCGTTAGAAACTTTATCTGACAGTGAAATGGAATCGTTAGGAATAGCAGTTGGTCAAAGTTGTGAGCTTCATTTTGAGAGTGGAGTAGAAGTAAAGGGGACGGTCGAACAAATCGTTAAGGAAGGTGCAAACGTCATCCTGATTTCTTTTAAAAATTGTTTAGTAAAGTATAGAAATCAAGTTTTGTTTGAACCAAACTGGGGCATGTATGATATGGCCGTCGGTGAAAAGATTTCTTCCGTCTTCGCTGGAGCTGCCGATGGAGAAACGTATTATCCTAATGAAGAATCGAGTAGCAAAATCACTCATAACCAAGAACAAACAGAGCTTGATGATTTGTACCAAACTATCCGAAATGTCAGAGAAGGCATTGAAGAAAATACAATCGATGTGATTGAAAAAGTGTCAAAGGATCTCAACGATAAGTACCCAAATGATTGGTTATTAAAACTAGAAATCATCGAGATCCTTCACCAACAACATTGGTTACCCAAATTAGAAGCGGAAATCCTTTCAGATTTGCAAAGACTAAGTAAAAATAACAGGACAATAACTGCACTGATTGAAAATGGCTTAAAGATTTATCAAACAAAAATCTAA
- a CDS encoding DUF1292 domain-containing protein, which produces MTVEIGEELLFGEEGSEQLYEVLYTVDLNTKHYLVAGLSTDLADNDSDANIISFSYTEDEEGTLFFDEISDEEWEQVEAKFNTYIDKVANEE; this is translated from the coding sequence ATGACTGTTGAAATTGGAGAAGAATTATTATTTGGAGAAGAAGGTAGTGAACAGTTGTATGAAGTTCTATATACCGTTGATCTCAATACTAAACACTATTTAGTTGCGGGTTTAAGTACAGATTTAGCAGATAATGACAGTGATGCGAACATCATATCGTTTAGTTATACAGAAGACGAAGAAGGAACGCTTTTTTTTGATGAGATAAGTGATGAAGAATGGGAACAAGTTGAAGCTAAATTTAACACTTACATAGATAAAGTAGCGAACGAAGAATAG
- a CDS encoding 4a-hydroxytetrahydrobiopterin dehydratase — MEKLTVQEIEIFLNTYKDWKLVDEKWIEKKYRFHAYLDGIEFVQKIAQVSEEMNHHPFISIDYKLIRVKLSSWKENGLTALDTKLAEEYDAIYETLKNV; from the coding sequence GTGGAAAAGTTAACAGTACAAGAAATCGAAATATTTTTAAACACGTACAAAGATTGGAAGTTGGTAGATGAGAAATGGATTGAAAAAAAATATCGATTTCATGCTTATTTAGATGGCATTGAATTTGTTCAAAAAATTGCTCAAGTTTCAGAAGAAATGAATCATCACCCTTTCATTTCGATTGATTATAAATTAATCCGCGTAAAGCTATCATCTTGGAAAGAAAACGGTTTAACTGCTTTAGATACTAAACTAGCAGAAGAATATGACGCCATCTATGAAACACTTAAAAATGTTTGA
- a CDS encoding M20/M25/M40 family metallo-hydrolase: MKIAVVYNRESQAVINLFGKQNREKYGLETIKNIKEALLAGGHQVKTFEGDKNIIAKLEEFMPSVVSGERPGLVFNLSYGIQGKGRYMHIPGILEMLGIPYVGSGPETHALALDKVVTKMILIQRGLPTPKFTVMDKPDSPIMDELKYPLIVKPKDEAVSFGLKVVHNEEELRAGVQVIYETFQAPTLVEEYIEGREVNVGLLGNNPVEALLPVELVFGEGEQIYTYEDKKNKSGRTVEKVCPAPLSEEQTKEIQQLAIDTFNALGCYDSARVDFRIDKDGKPYILEVNSMASLGADGSFVYAAQTMGLSFADLMNKLIDITNERYFGPYFVDGHVEEGKEQQELITSITQKRDKIEADLKSWTNISSWTQDPVGLSSIRRRLEERLKELNLKVVEEHTNGRSAWTYETDAGFEDGTLLVLPIDIPGERSGFPIPYRTEQEWIYGEGVASSRGGLVTLLSALSALEEQQILSDKKVGVFFYSDEGRGMRYSNGTLRKAAQKSKQVIVLQPGFTGGKIADQRRGAKLYSIIVEGDPMRIGKQLSQTDVLSYFIQKAEKLKKISSRNKKLTVAVQDVHSERYSVLLPHRVHATIVVTYLDEKFAVDVEKQIREAFTSNSSGTRAYVETLVERPPLLRKNSNPIIPHLRELSEKWNLPFGTEASLLSSAAGEIPMNIPVVCGFAPSSKNLYTPNEAIHRGELIQRSLLLGLYLLEQ; encoded by the coding sequence GTGAAGATAGCGGTTGTTTATAATCGTGAAAGTCAGGCTGTTATTAATTTATTCGGAAAGCAAAATCGTGAAAAATATGGTTTAGAAACAATCAAGAATATAAAGGAAGCTTTACTAGCAGGAGGCCATCAAGTTAAAACGTTTGAAGGAGATAAAAACATTATCGCCAAGCTTGAAGAATTTATGCCTTCAGTCGTTTCTGGTGAACGCCCTGGGCTAGTGTTTAACTTAAGCTATGGAATTCAAGGAAAAGGACGTTATATGCACATCCCTGGAATCCTAGAGATGCTAGGGATTCCTTATGTTGGTTCTGGTCCAGAAACACATGCTTTAGCACTCGACAAAGTCGTTACCAAAATGATTTTAATTCAAAGAGGACTTCCTACTCCTAAATTCACTGTGATGGATAAGCCTGATTCTCCAATTATGGATGAATTAAAATATCCTTTAATTGTAAAGCCGAAAGATGAAGCGGTTTCGTTTGGCCTCAAAGTCGTTCATAACGAAGAGGAACTAAGAGCTGGTGTACAGGTCATCTATGAAACATTCCAAGCTCCCACACTCGTTGAAGAATATATAGAAGGCCGAGAAGTGAACGTTGGTTTGCTTGGAAACAATCCTGTTGAGGCACTTTTGCCTGTTGAACTTGTCTTTGGAGAAGGAGAGCAAATTTATACATACGAAGACAAAAAGAATAAAAGCGGAAGAACTGTTGAAAAGGTTTGTCCAGCTCCTCTTTCTGAAGAACAGACGAAAGAAATTCAACAGCTTGCAATCGATACTTTTAATGCGTTAGGTTGCTATGATAGTGCTCGTGTTGACTTTCGAATTGATAAAGATGGCAAACCGTATATTTTAGAAGTCAATTCAATGGCCAGCTTAGGAGCTGACGGGTCGTTTGTTTATGCTGCACAAACGATGGGCTTAAGTTTTGCCGACTTAATGAACAAATTAATTGATATTACGAATGAGCGGTATTTCGGCCCCTACTTTGTTGACGGTCATGTTGAAGAAGGTAAAGAACAACAAGAGCTCATTACATCGATTACTCAAAAACGAGATAAAATCGAAGCTGATTTAAAAAGTTGGACGAATATATCAAGTTGGACACAAGACCCTGTTGGTTTGAGTTCGATCCGAAGAAGGCTCGAAGAACGATTGAAGGAACTTAACTTAAAGGTAGTTGAAGAACATACAAACGGACGATCTGCCTGGACGTATGAAACTGATGCTGGCTTTGAAGACGGGACATTACTCGTACTTCCAATTGATATACCGGGAGAACGTTCAGGATTTCCGATTCCGTATCGTACTGAACAGGAGTGGATTTATGGTGAAGGAGTGGCTTCGAGTCGCGGTGGCCTTGTCACACTATTGAGTGCTTTAAGTGCTCTAGAGGAGCAACAGATACTATCCGATAAGAAGGTTGGCGTTTTCTTTTATTCTGATGAAGGAAGAGGGATGCGCTACAGTAATGGTACCTTAAGAAAAGCCGCGCAAAAATCCAAACAGGTAATCGTTCTTCAACCAGGATTTACTGGAGGCAAAATTGCCGATCAACGAAGAGGAGCAAAACTATATAGCATTATTGTAGAAGGCGATCCGATGAGAATTGGTAAACAATTGAGTCAAACGGACGTTCTTAGTTACTTTATTCAAAAAGCAGAAAAGCTAAAGAAAATTAGTAGCCGTAATAAAAAATTAACAGTTGCCGTACAAGATGTACATTCTGAGCGGTATAGTGTTTTACTACCACACCGTGTACATGCGACAATTGTTGTTACGTATTTAGATGAAAAATTTGCAGTGGACGTCGAAAAACAAATTAGAGAAGCTTTTACATCTAACTCAAGTGGAACGCGTGCCTATGTAGAAACGTTAGTAGAAAGACCGCCACTATTACGAAAAAATAGTAATCCGATCATACCGCACCTGAGGGAATTAAGTGAAAAGTGGAATTTACCCTTTGGGACTGAAGCCAGCCTTTTATCTTCTGCGGCAGGTGAAATTCCGATGAATATTCCTGTCGTGTGTGGATTTGCACCAAGCAGTAAAAATTTATATACACCAAACGAAGCTATCCATCGAGGAGAATTGATCCAACGCTCTTTATTATTAGGTTTGTATTTATTGGAACAATAA
- the hppD gene encoding 4-hydroxyphenylpyruvate dioxygenase, producing the protein MAKNAFEVNRNEKEVFPVESINHLELYVGNAKQAAYYFCYAFGFRIKSYRGLETGCRDRVSYVLQQGTINLVVTGALTDQTEVSTFVKLHGDGAKDIALKVSDVETAYQGAIERGGIAIRPPWTENDENGSVKKAMIGAYGDTVHTLIEIQDYKGSFLPGFQPYEDKMSSSTTGLVGIDHVVGNVERMEEWTTYYEKVFGFKVLKHFDDEDISTDYSALMSKVMTNGTGRIKFPINEPAEGKRKSQIQEYLDFYNGPGVQHLALLTNDIIATVKTLRENGVEFLGTPAAYYEDLSARVGNIDEDLKKLQELSILVDRDDEGYLLQIFTKPIVDRPTLFIEIIQRKGARGFGEGNFKALFESIEREQERRGNI; encoded by the coding sequence ATGGCTAAGAACGCTTTTGAAGTAAACCGAAATGAAAAAGAAGTTTTCCCAGTCGAAAGTATAAACCATCTCGAGTTATATGTGGGGAATGCAAAACAAGCTGCATATTACTTTTGTTATGCGTTTGGTTTTCGAATAAAGTCCTATCGTGGATTAGAAACGGGCTGTCGAGATCGGGTATCTTATGTACTTCAACAAGGGACGATTAACTTAGTCGTTACGGGGGCATTAACCGATCAAACCGAGGTTTCTACGTTTGTGAAGTTGCATGGGGATGGTGCGAAGGATATTGCTTTAAAAGTGTCTGATGTCGAAACGGCTTATCAAGGAGCCATAGAGCGTGGTGGAATTGCAATTCGACCTCCTTGGACGGAAAATGATGAAAATGGATCAGTGAAAAAAGCGATGATTGGGGCTTATGGAGATACCGTCCATACATTAATCGAAATACAAGATTACAAAGGTAGCTTCTTACCAGGCTTTCAACCGTATGAAGATAAAATGAGTTCCTCTACTACTGGACTTGTCGGAATTGACCATGTTGTCGGAAATGTCGAAAGGATGGAAGAGTGGACGACGTATTACGAAAAGGTTTTTGGATTTAAAGTTCTAAAACATTTTGATGATGAAGATATTTCAACCGATTATTCAGCGCTTATGTCAAAGGTAATGACAAATGGTACAGGAAGGATTAAGTTTCCTATCAATGAACCTGCGGAAGGGAAACGGAAATCACAAATTCAAGAATACTTAGATTTCTATAATGGTCCAGGTGTTCAGCATTTAGCTTTATTAACAAATGACATCATTGCAACAGTTAAAACGCTTCGCGAAAACGGAGTTGAATTCCTTGGAACTCCTGCCGCTTATTACGAAGATCTCAGTGCAAGAGTTGGAAACATTGATGAAGATTTAAAGAAACTTCAAGAGCTGAGTATTTTAGTTGATCGAGACGATGAAGGGTATCTTCTTCAAATATTTACGAAACCCATTGTCGATAGACCTACGCTATTTATTGAAATCATTCAACGAAAAGGAGCGAGAGGGTTCGGTGAAGGAAACTTTAAAGCCCTATTTGAATCAATAGAACGTGAGCAAGAACGACGAGGTAATATTTAA
- a CDS encoding N-formylglutamate amidohydrolase: protein MVDVNSKLPLVISVPHGGVMIPTHLIKKCLLSKAEILLDCDTWSHELYKFKELVEEFVDTPIARIVIDMNREKSDFPPYNPDGVVKTQSVVEKSVWNSPGGLTTSEIQQLFTNYYTIYHRKLEAASSNPNVVLGIDCHTMLDVGPVPGQSNWEKRPLFCLGNRGSDTGQPVGEPITAPTELMIKFKQLLESKFKNYASPNENVPLVTLNQPFAGGYITKYHGNKGNIPWIQLEINRRLYLPGSVDKMPILPSKKDVAKMRSIRNELYDVFKELLKEL, encoded by the coding sequence ATGGTGGATGTAAATTCAAAACTTCCATTAGTTATTTCCGTTCCCCACGGGGGAGTGATGATCCCGACGCATTTAATAAAAAAATGCCTACTATCAAAAGCAGAAATTTTACTGGACTGTGATACATGGTCGCATGAACTTTATAAGTTTAAAGAGTTAGTAGAAGAATTTGTAGATACACCGATTGCTCGGATTGTCATTGATATGAACCGAGAAAAAAGTGATTTTCCACCCTATAATCCTGATGGGGTGGTCAAAACGCAATCTGTTGTGGAAAAGTCCGTTTGGAATAGTCCAGGTGGATTAACGACCAGTGAAATTCAGCAATTGTTTACGAATTACTACACAATCTATCATCGTAAATTAGAGGCGGCTTCAAGCAACCCTAACGTTGTTTTAGGAATAGATTGTCACACGATGCTTGATGTAGGTCCAGTTCCTGGCCAGTCGAATTGGGAAAAACGACCGCTGTTTTGCTTAGGTAACAGAGGGTCAGATACAGGGCAACCTGTTGGTGAACCTATTACCGCTCCTACCGAATTAATGATAAAGTTCAAACAATTACTCGAAAGTAAATTTAAAAATTATGCTAGTCCAAACGAAAATGTACCTTTAGTTACATTAAATCAACCGTTTGCAGGAGGGTACATTACAAAGTATCACGGAAATAAAGGTAACATCCCTTGGATTCAATTGGAGATTAACCGAAGATTATATTTACCAGGATCTGTAGATAAAATGCCGATATTACCGAGTAAAAAGGATGTAGCTAAAATGAGAAGTATTCGAAATGAATTATATGACGTTTTTAAAGAGTTACTTAAAGAATTATAG
- a CDS encoding homogentisate 1,2-dioxygenase, producing MGEIPRKRHTMFRKEDGTLYREQVMGTKGFSGIQSILYHHHPPTSIIKSELLKDCSVHYEGQSDLSHRHFYTHQYTETTDALTGRHYLLGNEDVLIGVVNPTEPMDFFYRNSDGDEVLFVHYGSGKVETMFGTLSYKPGDYIVIPIGTIYRVIPDEGEAKFLVIETNSWITTPKRYRNAHGQLLEHSPFCERDLHGPEKLETHVDQNEYEVKTKSRGYMHSHTFNHHPLDVVGWDGYLYPYIFNVDDFEPITGRIHMPPPIHQTFEGNNFVICSFVPRMYDYHPEAIPAPYYHSNVNSDEVLYYVKGNFMSRKGISEGSITLHPSGIPHGPHPGKIEASIGKKETMELAVMIDTFRPLRVVKQAQTYEDKGYKYSWK from the coding sequence ATGGGAGAAATTCCTCGGAAGCGACACACGATGTTTCGAAAGGAGGACGGCACATTATATCGAGAACAAGTAATGGGCACGAAAGGCTTCTCTGGGATTCAATCGATTTTATATCATCATCATCCACCAACGAGTATTATTAAATCCGAATTGTTAAAAGATTGTAGCGTTCATTATGAGGGCCAAAGTGACCTTTCGCATCGGCATTTTTATACACATCAGTATACAGAAACAACGGATGCTTTAACGGGTAGACATTATTTGCTAGGAAACGAAGATGTTCTCATTGGTGTCGTTAACCCTACCGAACCAATGGACTTCTTCTATCGAAACAGCGATGGGGATGAAGTCTTATTTGTTCATTATGGTTCAGGTAAAGTTGAAACGATGTTTGGTACACTATCCTATAAGCCAGGTGATTATATTGTCATACCGATTGGAACAATTTATCGTGTCATACCAGATGAAGGAGAGGCCAAGTTTTTAGTCATTGAAACGAACAGCTGGATAACAACTCCGAAGCGGTATCGTAATGCGCATGGACAATTACTTGAACATAGTCCATTTTGCGAACGAGATCTTCATGGTCCAGAAAAACTCGAGACACATGTTGACCAAAATGAGTACGAAGTGAAAACGAAATCAAGAGGGTATATGCATTCTCATACGTTCAATCATCACCCGTTGGATGTCGTCGGATGGGACGGATATTTGTACCCTTATATTTTTAATGTTGATGATTTCGAACCGATCACGGGTAGAATTCATATGCCTCCACCGATTCACCAAACGTTTGAAGGAAATAATTTTGTAATCTGTTCATTCGTGCCACGTATGTATGACTATCATCCAGAAGCAATACCTGCCCCTTATTATCATAGTAATGTGAATAGCGATGAAGTTCTTTATTATGTCAAAGGAAATTTTATGAGTCGAAAGGGAATCAGTGAAGGTTCGATTACTTTACACCCTTCTGGAATTCCACATGGGCCTCATCCAGGAAAAATCGAAGCAAGTATCGGGAAGAAAGAAACGATGGAATTAGCAGTTATGATTGATACATTCAGACCATTACGAGTCGTAAAACAAGCCCAAACATATGAAGATAAAGGATATAAGTACAGTTGGAAGTAG